The Frondihabitans australicus genome includes a region encoding these proteins:
- a CDS encoding ribose-phosphate diphosphokinase, translating into MSGIKITGENRLVLVSGRAHPELAHAIARELGTELTHTDARTFASSEIYARYDDSVRGSDAFVIQSHTRPINEWLMEQLIMVDALKRASAKRITVVAPYFPYARQDKKGRGREPISARLVADLYKAAGAHRIMSVDLHAPQIQGFFDGPVDHLFAMPVLLKHFQEKLDPTTLTVVSPDMGRVKVADVWSERLGAPLAIIHKRRDPRVMNEVSVHEIVGEVRGRVCLLVDDLIDTGRTIVKAAEALKKAGAIGVVVAATHPVFSDPAPEILSNEFIDSVVVTDTLPLTEHQRFPSLTVLPIAPLIARAIHEVFDNGSVTSMFDGAA; encoded by the coding sequence GTGTCCGGAATCAAGATCACCGGTGAGAACCGCCTCGTGCTGGTCTCCGGCCGGGCTCACCCCGAGCTGGCCCACGCGATCGCACGAGAGCTCGGCACCGAGCTGACCCACACCGACGCACGCACCTTCGCCTCGAGCGAGATCTACGCCCGCTACGACGACAGCGTCCGCGGCTCCGACGCCTTCGTGATCCAGTCGCACACGCGGCCGATCAACGAGTGGCTGATGGAGCAGCTGATCATGGTCGACGCTCTCAAGCGGGCCTCGGCCAAGCGCATCACCGTCGTCGCCCCCTACTTCCCGTATGCCCGCCAAGACAAGAAGGGTCGCGGCCGCGAACCGATCTCCGCCCGCCTCGTCGCCGATCTCTACAAGGCGGCGGGCGCGCACCGCATCATGAGCGTCGACCTCCACGCCCCGCAGATCCAGGGGTTCTTCGACGGTCCCGTCGACCACCTCTTCGCGATGCCGGTGCTGCTCAAGCACTTCCAGGAGAAGCTCGACCCCACAACGCTCACGGTGGTCTCGCCCGACATGGGGCGCGTCAAGGTCGCCGACGTGTGGTCGGAGCGCCTCGGCGCGCCGCTCGCCATCATCCACAAGCGTCGCGACCCACGCGTGATGAACGAGGTCTCGGTGCACGAGATCGTCGGCGAGGTCCGCGGCCGCGTCTGCCTGCTCGTCGACGACCTCATCGACACCGGTCGCACGATCGTGAAGGCCGCCGAGGCCCTCAAGAAGGCCGGCGCGATCGGCGTCGTCGTCGCCGCGACGCACCCCGTGTTCTCCGATCCTGCGCCCGAGATCCTCTCCAACGAGTTCATCGACTCCGTCGTCGTCACCGACACGCTTCCGCTCACCGAGCACCAGCGCTTTCCGTCGCTCACCGTGCTGCCGATCGCTCCGCTCATCGCTCGCGCGATCCACGAGGTGTTCGACAACGGGTCGGTCACGTCGATGTTCGACGGAGCCGCGTAG
- the glmU gene encoding bifunctional UDP-N-acetylglucosamine diphosphorylase/glucosamine-1-phosphate N-acetyltransferase GlmU — protein sequence MPDLAVIVLAAGQGTRMKSATPKVLHRLGGLPLLHHVLDAATALDPAHLLVVVRHERALVGESALEAAPHAVLVDQDDQPGTGRAVEQAVEALPSDFVGDVVVVSADVPFVDRATLEGLLAQHRAASAQVTLLSAILDDPSGYGRVIRKPDQSVARIVEQKDASADELLVSEINSGTYAFTVAALRSHLPAVSSANAQNEKYLTDVVGLVEASGGLVAATPIAEAWRLEGINDRAQLAAAARRLNDRIVRHWQLEGVTILDPATTWIDRDVSLAADVEILPGTQLKGATSVETGAVIGPDTTLVDTEVGEGAVVKRTDATLAVIGARASVGPFAYLRPGTMLGADGKIGTYVETKNATIGEGSKVPHLSYVGDTEVGVGANIGAGTITANYDGVNKHRTVVGSHVRTGSHNVFVAPVRIGDGAYTGAGTVVRKDVPAGSLAINVAPQRNLDGWVETNREGTAAAKAAGAAQAAQAAEASAASTAEGGADAAPAGDS from the coding sequence ATGCCAGACCTCGCCGTCATCGTCCTCGCCGCCGGTCAGGGCACCCGCATGAAGTCCGCGACCCCGAAGGTGCTGCATCGCCTCGGCGGGCTTCCTCTGCTCCACCACGTCCTCGACGCCGCCACCGCGCTCGACCCCGCTCACCTCCTCGTGGTCGTCCGCCACGAGCGCGCACTCGTCGGCGAGAGCGCCCTCGAGGCCGCCCCGCACGCGGTCCTCGTCGACCAGGACGACCAGCCAGGCACAGGCCGAGCGGTCGAGCAGGCGGTCGAGGCGCTGCCGTCCGACTTCGTCGGCGACGTCGTCGTCGTGAGCGCCGACGTGCCGTTCGTCGACCGCGCCACGCTCGAGGGCCTGCTGGCGCAGCACCGGGCGGCGAGCGCACAGGTGACGCTCCTCAGCGCGATCCTGGACGACCCCTCCGGCTACGGCCGGGTGATCCGCAAGCCCGACCAGTCCGTCGCCCGCATCGTCGAGCAGAAGGACGCCTCGGCCGACGAGCTCCTCGTGTCCGAGATCAACTCCGGCACGTACGCCTTCACCGTCGCGGCGCTCCGCTCGCACCTGCCCGCGGTGTCGAGTGCGAACGCGCAGAACGAGAAGTACCTCACCGACGTCGTCGGCCTCGTCGAGGCGAGCGGCGGCCTCGTCGCCGCGACCCCCATCGCCGAGGCGTGGCGGCTCGAGGGCATCAACGACCGCGCCCAGCTCGCCGCGGCGGCACGGAGGCTGAACGACAGGATCGTGAGGCACTGGCAGCTCGAGGGCGTCACGATCCTCGATCCTGCGACGACGTGGATCGACCGCGACGTCAGCCTGGCGGCGGACGTCGAGATCTTGCCCGGCACTCAGCTCAAGGGGGCGACGAGTGTCGAGACCGGGGCCGTCATCGGCCCCGACACGACGCTCGTCGACACCGAGGTCGGCGAGGGCGCCGTCGTCAAGCGCACCGACGCCACGCTCGCGGTCATCGGCGCTCGGGCCAGCGTCGGCCCGTTCGCCTACCTGCGCCCCGGCACGATGCTCGGCGCCGACGGCAAGATCGGCACCTACGTCGAGACGAAGAACGCCACCATCGGCGAGGGCAGCAAGGTTCCCCACCTGAGCTACGTGGGCGACACCGAGGTGGGCGTCGGGGCGAACATCGGCGCCGGCACCATCACGGCGAACTACGACGGTGTGAACAAGCACCGCACCGTGGTCGGGTCGCACGTGCGCACCGGGTCGCACAACGTCTTCGTCGCCCCCGTTAGGATTGGCGACGGAGCATATACGGGTGCAGGGACGGTGGTGCGCAAAGACGTGCCGGCGGGTTCCCTCGCCATCAACGTGGCCCCGCAGCGAAACCTCGACGGGTGGGTCGAGACGAACCGCGAGGGCACGGCCGCAGCCAAGGCTGCCGGGGCGGCGCAGGCCGCTCAGGCAGCGGAAGCCTCGGCGGCTTCGACGGCGGAGGGCGGCGCCGACGCCGCACCCGCAGGCGACAGCTGA
- a CDS encoding Rid family detoxifying hydrolase has product MTRHTISADTAPAAVGPYSHAASGTPDGLLFLSGQTPIDPASGALVEGGIELQTRRIFANLAEVLAAATLTLDDVVKASVYLTSMDDFAEMNKVYGEVFTEPYPARTTVAVAALPLGAKVEIEVVAARR; this is encoded by the coding sequence ATGACACGCCACACGATCTCCGCCGACACCGCCCCCGCCGCCGTCGGGCCCTACTCGCACGCCGCGTCGGGCACTCCTGACGGGCTGCTGTTCCTGTCGGGGCAGACGCCCATCGACCCGGCCTCGGGCGCCCTCGTCGAGGGCGGCATCGAGCTCCAGACCCGTCGCATCTTCGCGAACCTGGCCGAGGTCCTCGCGGCGGCGACGCTGACGCTCGACGACGTGGTCAAGGCGAGCGTCTACCTCACGTCGATGGACGACTTCGCCGAGATGAACAAGGTCTACGGCGAGGTCTTCACCGAGCCCTACCCGGCGCGGACGACCGTGGCCGTCGCCGCGCTGCCGCTCGGCGCGAAGGTCGAGATCGAGGTGGTCGCCGCGCGTCGCTGA
- a CDS encoding GNAT family N-acetyltransferase, whose translation MSDVTVREATLADAEGIAEVHVASWREAYAHLLPPEFLASLDVVERADRWRRILRERQSTVLVAMTEDSAVGWASAGASRDADAPRALELSGLYVLAAHHGDGTGQRLLDAVIGDSPASLWVADRNPRAEAFYRRNGFARDGRSEQHTMGPHTIDAVRMLR comes from the coding sequence ATGAGCGACGTCACGGTGCGCGAGGCGACCCTCGCCGACGCGGAGGGCATCGCCGAGGTGCACGTCGCGTCGTGGCGGGAGGCGTACGCGCACCTGCTGCCGCCGGAGTTCCTCGCGAGCCTCGACGTGGTCGAGCGCGCGGATCGGTGGCGTCGGATCCTGCGCGAGCGTCAGAGCACCGTGCTCGTGGCAATGACCGAAGACTCAGCCGTGGGCTGGGCGTCGGCCGGTGCCTCGCGCGACGCCGATGCGCCACGCGCCCTGGAGCTCTCGGGCCTCTACGTGCTGGCGGCGCACCACGGCGACGGCACGGGGCAGCGCCTTCTCGACGCGGTCATCGGCGACAGCCCGGCGTCGCTCTGGGTCGCCGACCGCAACCCGCGCGCCGAGGCCTTCTACCGCCGCAACGGCTTCGCGCGCGACGGCCGCAGCGAGCAGCACACGATGGGCCCGCACACGATCGACGCCGTGCGGATGCTGCGCTGA
- a CDS encoding alpha/beta fold hydrolase: MASPFETTPVDGHEIAFRRFGAGAGAPPLLLVHGLFGDSSTVAALAHELSASFDVIALDALGHGHSSHPSEFTLDDQARAVLGLATALGLDRFALVGISMGSYIAQAAAIRDPARISSLVLVVSKAHGLTSSSAAYAARHGFDLAAATDEEAFAFLAGAVWSPDTSEADRRRIGDELVADVALTPPERAAVEASLAGFDLRPTLPLMTAPTLVLSGAADGLNPPSAGQEVAELIRGAVFRVYEHSGHALASEERERFVADVVAFAGLV, from the coding sequence ATGGCATCCCCCTTCGAGACCACTCCCGTCGACGGCCACGAGATCGCGTTCCGGCGGTTCGGTGCGGGCGCAGGAGCACCGCCCCTGCTGCTCGTCCACGGCCTCTTCGGCGACTCCTCGACCGTCGCCGCCCTCGCTCACGAGCTGTCGGCCTCGTTCGATGTGATCGCCCTCGACGCGCTCGGCCACGGGCACTCGTCGCATCCGTCGGAGTTCACCCTCGACGACCAGGCTCGCGCGGTGCTCGGGCTCGCCACCGCGCTCGGCCTGGACCGGTTCGCGCTCGTCGGCATCTCGATGGGGTCGTACATCGCCCAGGCGGCGGCGATCCGTGATCCTGCGCGCATCTCGAGCCTCGTGCTCGTCGTGTCGAAGGCGCACGGGCTCACCTCGTCGTCGGCCGCCTACGCCGCGCGGCACGGCTTCGACCTCGCCGCGGCGACCGACGAAGAGGCCTTCGCCTTCCTCGCCGGGGCCGTCTGGTCGCCCGACACCTCCGAGGCCGACAGGCGCAGGATCGGGGACGAACTCGTGGCCGACGTCGCCCTCACCCCGCCCGAGCGCGCCGCCGTGGAGGCCTCGCTCGCCGGGTTCGACCTGCGCCCCACGCTTCCGCTCATGACGGCGCCGACGCTCGTGCTGTCGGGTGCCGCCGACGGGCTCAACCCGCCCTCCGCGGGGCAGGAGGTCGCCGAGCTCATCCGCGGCGCCGTGTTCCGGGTGTACGAGCACTCGGGGCACGCCCTCGCTTCGGAGGAGCGGGAGCGGTTCGTGGCCGACGTCGTGGCGTTCGCGGGGCTCGTCTAA
- a CDS encoding SDR family NAD(P)-dependent oxidoreductase, whose protein sequence is MNQKVALITGAGRELGLGFATARLLAEQGHHAIVTARSQEQADTRASELRSLGLDASALVLDLADVDAYARVARRVEDDFGRLDVLVNNASTMPDMGVRSMLDVDIREAANALQVDVVATWGMTQAFRGLLEASPEGRVVNVSSRVWVLIPAAGSEVFSPAHAFAKFAVNTLSTSLAGAFTGTRVLVNAVDPGQVATHPELGLDPEDVPAAEAARWVAWAATLPADGPTGGVWFEGEPAPTSF, encoded by the coding sequence ATGAACCAGAAGGTCGCACTCATCACCGGCGCAGGCCGCGAACTCGGCCTCGGCTTCGCCACCGCACGCCTGCTGGCCGAACAGGGCCATCACGCGATCGTCACCGCCAGGTCGCAGGAGCAGGCCGACACCCGCGCGTCCGAACTCCGTTCGCTGGGACTCGACGCCTCGGCCCTCGTGCTCGACCTCGCCGACGTCGACGCCTACGCCCGGGTGGCCCGGCGCGTGGAGGACGACTTCGGCCGCCTCGACGTGCTGGTCAACAACGCCAGCACCATGCCCGACATGGGCGTCAGGTCGATGCTCGACGTCGACATCCGCGAGGCGGCGAACGCGCTGCAGGTCGACGTCGTCGCGACGTGGGGCATGACGCAGGCGTTCCGCGGACTCCTCGAGGCATCGCCTGAGGGTCGTGTCGTGAACGTGTCGAGTCGCGTGTGGGTTCTCATTCCGGCGGCAGGATCCGAGGTCTTCTCCCCTGCCCACGCGTTCGCGAAGTTCGCCGTGAACACCCTGTCGACGTCGCTGGCGGGTGCCTTCACCGGCACGCGCGTGCTCGTGAACGCGGTCGACCCCGGGCAGGTGGCGACGCACCCCGAGCTCGGTCTCGACCCCGAGGACGTCCCTGCGGCCGAGGCCGCGCGCTGGGTCGCCTGGGCGGCGACGCTGCCCGCGGACGGCCCCACGGGCGGCGTCTGGTTCGAGGGCGAGCCGGCGCCGACGTCGTTCTGA
- the bla gene encoding class A beta-lactamase, whose product MKSRHLMILSAMSVAALATITGCSAVPADASPRPVASASASASGAASGPASRERALRAALASLEMRDHERLGVSVAVAGTDEHFSYRGGERFALDSTSKLFTATLLLRDDSDAQLAQTIHYTAADLQSYSPITSQHVDTGMSLRDVIAAALQYSDNTAANLMFEQLGGPTAVERDVRALGDGVTTFDRIEPDLNTAVPGDRRDTTTPDEMAADVGRFTLGATLRPARRSLLVDLMRGNTTGDADVRAVVPSGWIVADKTGSGGYATANDVALVTRPGAAPILIAVYTSGTSADATTPDGIVADVARAALDALG is encoded by the coding sequence ATGAAGTCACGACACCTCATGATCCTGTCGGCGATGTCCGTCGCCGCTCTCGCTACGATCACCGGCTGCTCGGCGGTACCCGCCGATGCGTCACCGAGGCCGGTCGCCTCGGCGTCGGCGTCCGCCTCCGGGGCCGCGTCGGGCCCGGCGTCGCGCGAGCGTGCCCTCCGCGCCGCACTCGCGTCGCTGGAGATGCGGGACCACGAGCGGCTCGGCGTCTCGGTCGCCGTCGCCGGCACCGACGAGCACTTCTCGTACCGCGGCGGGGAGCGCTTCGCCCTCGACTCGACCAGCAAGCTCTTCACCGCGACCCTGCTGCTGCGCGACGACTCCGACGCGCAACTCGCGCAGACGATCCACTACACCGCCGCGGACCTTCAGAGCTACTCGCCGATCACGTCGCAGCACGTCGACACCGGCATGTCGCTGCGCGACGTCATCGCGGCAGCCCTGCAGTACAGCGACAACACCGCGGCCAACCTCATGTTCGAGCAGCTCGGAGGCCCGACGGCGGTCGAGCGCGACGTGCGGGCTCTCGGTGACGGCGTCACGACTTTCGACCGCATCGAGCCCGACCTCAACACCGCCGTCCCGGGCGATCGTCGCGACACGACGACGCCCGATGAGATGGCCGCCGACGTCGGGCGATTCACCCTCGGCGCTACGCTCAGGCCCGCGAGGCGGTCGCTGCTCGTCGACCTCATGCGCGGCAACACGACCGGCGACGCCGATGTCCGCGCCGTCGTGCCGTCGGGCTGGATCGTCGCCGACAAGACGGGCAGCGGCGGCTACGCCACGGCGAACGACGTCGCCCTCGTGACGCGTCCCGGCGCGGCGCCGATCCTCATCGCCGTCTACACCTCGGGCACCAGCGCCGACGCCACGACGCCCGATGGGATCGTGGCCGACGTCGCTCGTGCCGCCCTCGACGCGCTCGGCTAG
- a CDS encoding LysR family transcriptional regulator translates to MDLLAAYRVAAAVGERHSVTAGAASLGVPQSVASRRIAALESHLGLALFDRGGRELMPTVDGRALLPAIARLVRLADDIEIDAERAGSSTSTIVVPDVASLRDLAVLEASCREAGLPAEIRTAGPRERAELVRDGVARLAVVAMPAAGSRWRVRLGLAGRRERDSAQVTLSSMRRRRGATRGPRILLLPEDDVPHVRDELQRAASSLGLSPAQVVRAGSRAGAVAEALRGDDVVLCSADEADEAGLSWRPVRDAALSRGYAVAAAERSDRDLAERIHDAIAEFLGAEKPDGEAW, encoded by the coding sequence ATGGACCTCCTCGCCGCCTACCGGGTCGCGGCCGCCGTGGGCGAGCGCCACAGCGTCACGGCGGGCGCCGCGTCCCTCGGCGTCCCGCAGTCCGTCGCGAGTCGACGGATCGCCGCGCTCGAGTCGCACCTCGGCCTCGCTCTCTTCGACCGCGGGGGCCGTGAGCTGATGCCGACCGTCGACGGCCGCGCCCTGCTCCCGGCGATCGCGCGGCTGGTCCGCCTGGCGGACGACATCGAGATCGATGCCGAGCGAGCCGGCTCGTCGACGTCGACGATCGTCGTGCCCGACGTGGCGTCGCTCCGTGATCTCGCCGTGCTCGAGGCGTCATGCCGCGAGGCGGGGCTGCCCGCCGAGATCCGCACTGCCGGGCCGCGCGAGCGAGCCGAGTTGGTCCGCGACGGCGTGGCGCGGCTCGCCGTGGTGGCGATGCCCGCCGCAGGGTCTCGGTGGCGGGTGCGGCTGGGGCTCGCGGGCAGGAGGGAGCGAGACTCGGCCCAGGTCACACTCTCGTCGATGCGACGGCGTCGAGGGGCGACGCGAGGGCCTCGGATCCTGCTGCTGCCCGAAGACGACGTGCCGCACGTGCGCGACGAACTGCAGCGCGCCGCGTCGTCGCTCGGGCTCTCCCCCGCCCAGGTCGTCCGCGCCGGCAGCCGTGCGGGCGCCGTGGCGGAGGCCCTGCGCGGTGACGACGTCGTGCTGTGCTCGGCCGACGAGGCCGACGAGGCCGGCTTGTCGTGGCGGCCGGTGCGCGACGCGGCCCTCAGCAGGGGCTACGCGGTCGCGGCGGCCGAGCGGTCCGACCGCGACCTCGCCGAGCGAATCCACGACGCGATCGCCGAGTTCCTCGGCGCGGAAAAACCCGACGGGGAGGCCTGGTGA
- a CDS encoding serine hydrolase yields MIDDARFLDRVRSSLDEAGLRGSLVVRDLDTGRTLSLDADAVYPAASLAKIPVALAVAEAIEGGTIDPGLVVEVSPGGESDPAPTGITRFRHPARIAVEDLLSLAVTISDNSAADRLLDLVPLEGVRASLRAAGIDGFALRHRFQELADTPLDGTDPAGNLLAHTLAVEGGAPDGGHAVAQLDLARANTVTATAAADLLQELWRPRHVSRRAAARVRALMAANAIRHRLAPEFDSDSTRWSSKTGTLLTYRHEAGVVDHEDGSSVAVVALSASRVPARIQPGADIALAAAARELYERVRVG; encoded by the coding sequence GTGATCGACGACGCCCGCTTCCTCGACCGCGTCCGCTCCTCACTCGACGAGGCCGGCCTCCGCGGCTCTCTCGTCGTACGCGACCTCGACACCGGCCGAACGCTCTCGCTCGACGCCGACGCCGTCTATCCCGCGGCGTCGCTCGCCAAGATCCCGGTGGCTCTGGCGGTCGCCGAGGCGATCGAGGGCGGCACGATCGACCCCGGGCTGGTCGTGGAGGTGTCGCCGGGCGGCGAGAGCGATCCTGCGCCCACCGGCATCACCAGGTTCCGTCACCCGGCACGCATCGCCGTCGAGGACCTCCTGTCGCTCGCGGTCACGATCAGCGACAACAGCGCGGCCGACAGGCTGCTCGACCTCGTTCCCCTCGAGGGCGTCAGGGCGTCGCTTCGGGCTGCGGGTATCGACGGCTTCGCGCTGCGCCACAGGTTCCAGGAGCTCGCCGACACGCCCCTCGACGGAACGGATCCGGCCGGCAACCTCCTCGCCCACACCCTCGCCGTCGAAGGCGGCGCGCCCGACGGCGGGCATGCGGTTGCGCAGCTCGACCTGGCGCGGGCGAACACGGTCACGGCGACGGCCGCCGCGGACCTCCTGCAGGAGCTGTGGCGGCCTCGCCACGTCTCGCGGCGCGCTGCCGCCCGGGTGCGGGCGCTGATGGCGGCGAACGCGATCCGCCACCGTCTCGCACCCGAGTTCGATTCGGACTCGACGCGCTGGTCGTCGAAGACCGGCACCCTGCTCACCTACCGACACGAGGCCGGAGTGGTGGATCATGAGGACGGCTCGTCCGTCGCGGTCGTCGCGCTCTCGGCGTCGAGGGTGCCGGCGCGGATCCAGCCGGGTGCCGACATCGCGCTCGCGGCGGCCGCGCGTGAGCTGTACGAGCGAGTCCGAGTGGGGTAG
- a CDS encoding HEAT repeat domain-containing protein — MSTLDDALRDPRSSTRLRAVMAAGSTPDEGDVATLVAQCATEPDFFVRDMLTWALTRHDPALVVPILLQELANPTPQARSQALHTLSKIGDRATFDDVAALLTDPVDDVARAAWRAAVALGPDETDVDGRRALAARLATQLGRGDGQTRLSLSRAFAALGPDAVETVLVDAATSTMSHRAEHAAEALRVVRDPDSASALAVDAARREVALGRTRGAKG; from the coding sequence ATGAGCACGCTCGACGACGCCCTCCGCGATCCCCGCTCCTCGACGCGACTCCGCGCCGTCATGGCCGCAGGCAGCACGCCGGACGAGGGCGATGTCGCCACGCTCGTCGCGCAGTGCGCCACCGAGCCCGACTTCTTCGTGCGAGACATGCTGACCTGGGCGCTCACCCGCCACGATCCCGCGCTGGTCGTGCCGATCCTGCTGCAGGAGCTCGCGAACCCCACCCCGCAGGCCCGCAGCCAGGCCCTGCACACCCTCTCGAAGATCGGCGACCGCGCGACCTTCGACGATGTCGCGGCGCTCCTCACCGATCCCGTCGACGACGTCGCCCGGGCCGCCTGGCGCGCCGCCGTCGCGCTCGGCCCCGACGAGACCGACGTCGACGGACGCCGCGCCCTGGCCGCACGCCTGGCGACGCAGCTCGGCCGCGGCGACGGGCAGACCCGGCTCAGCCTGAGTCGCGCCTTCGCCGCCCTGGGGCCCGACGCGGTCGAGACCGTGCTCGTGGACGCCGCGACCTCGACGATGAGCCATCGCGCGGAGCACGCGGCGGAGGCCCTGCGCGTCGTGCGCGACCCCGACTCGGCGTCGGCGCTCGCCGTGGACGCCGCACGCCGCGAGGTCGCCCTCGGGCGGACGCGCGGGGCGAAGGGGTAG
- a CDS encoding EthD family reductase translates to MPTKITFVIDNPDDPAAFETVYASMLDSAAKLPGLRRTESAKVWPKEDGSPTPAYRTLDLYFDGYDEASAAVATDAAQALFGAIIGSGVSFRPLFSDIESV, encoded by the coding sequence GTGCCCACCAAGATCACGTTCGTCATCGACAACCCCGACGACCCGGCCGCCTTCGAGACGGTCTACGCCTCGATGCTCGACTCCGCGGCGAAGCTGCCGGGCCTGCGCCGCACCGAGTCGGCGAAGGTCTGGCCGAAGGAGGACGGCTCGCCGACGCCCGCCTACCGCACCCTCGACCTCTACTTCGACGGCTACGACGAGGCCTCCGCCGCGGTGGCGACCGACGCCGCCCAGGCCCTGTTCGGTGCGATCATCGGGAGCGGCGTCTCGTTCCGGCCACTCTTCTCCGACATCGAGTCCGTCTGA
- a CDS encoding HAD family hydrolase produces MRCAAVVFDLDGTLFDYRASALAGLTSWLASIGVGLTPELEAAWFELEERTHVLWRDGVVSWAEQRRIRLREFLPRIGLTPAERDDDLDAYFEHGYLRAYRYSWRGFDDVDACLDALTAAGFPLGILTNGSEELQRGKLDRLGVLDLFHSVLTAEGLGVAKPRAAAFHRSCAAFDLPPSSVLYVGDDYAVDIEAGRAAGLQTLYLDRSGSSHHGGITTLQELPSLVEPL; encoded by the coding sequence ATCCGCTGCGCCGCCGTCGTCTTCGACCTCGACGGCACGCTGTTCGACTACCGCGCCTCCGCGCTAGCCGGCCTCACCTCGTGGCTCGCGAGCATCGGCGTGGGCCTCACGCCGGAGCTCGAAGCCGCGTGGTTCGAACTCGAGGAGCGCACGCACGTGCTCTGGCGCGACGGCGTGGTGTCGTGGGCCGAGCAGCGGCGGATCCGCCTCCGCGAGTTCCTGCCGCGCATCGGTCTGACTCCCGCCGAGCGCGACGACGACCTCGACGCGTACTTCGAGCACGGCTACCTTCGCGCCTACCGCTACTCGTGGCGCGGCTTCGACGACGTCGACGCGTGCCTCGACGCCCTGACGGCGGCCGGATTCCCGCTCGGCATCCTCACCAACGGCTCGGAGGAACTGCAGCGAGGCAAGCTCGACCGGCTCGGCGTGCTCGACCTTTTCCACTCCGTCCTCACGGCGGAGGGCCTCGGGGTGGCGAAGCCTCGGGCGGCGGCGTTCCACCGATCCTGCGCCGCCTTCGACCTGCCCCCGTCGAGCGTGCTCTACGTCGGCGACGACTACGCCGTCGACATCGAGGCCGGCCGTGCCGCGGGGCTGCAGACGCTCTACCTCGACCGCTCGGGCTCGTCGCACCACGGCGGCATCACCACGCTGCAGGAGCTGCCGAGCCTCGTCGAGCCGCTGTAG
- the sigJ gene encoding RNA polymerase sigma factor SigJ: MTISDSQTARSGPALAERRQLVSVAFRLLGTIAEAEDAVQEAYLRWYRLADGERERILNPGAWLTRVVGRICLDVLGSARVRRERYVGEWLPEPVPAGAFPTTADDPLERVALADSVSTAILVLLETMTPAERVAFVLHDVFQLPFAEVADVIDRSPAACRQLAASARARVGRSPARQVTRAEHDRVVRAFAAAAEAGEIGALVGVLDPAAVLRSDGGGHVTAARRPVTGADRVARFLLGIRQKWPAIELHPVETADGLGFAGVDDGRVVAVGTLGVVGGVVTDVRIVVNPEKLGLWAVDRVA, from the coding sequence ATGACCATCAGCGACTCGCAGACCGCCCGTTCCGGCCCCGCCCTCGCCGAGCGTCGGCAGCTGGTGTCGGTGGCGTTCCGCCTGCTCGGGACCATCGCCGAGGCGGAGGACGCCGTGCAGGAGGCCTACCTGCGCTGGTACCGCCTGGCGGACGGCGAGCGGGAGCGGATCCTGAATCCCGGCGCGTGGCTGACCCGCGTCGTCGGCCGGATCTGCCTCGACGTGCTCGGCTCGGCGCGCGTCCGGCGCGAGCGGTACGTCGGCGAGTGGCTGCCCGAGCCCGTTCCGGCCGGGGCCTTCCCGACGACGGCGGACGATCCGCTCGAGAGGGTCGCCCTCGCCGACTCGGTGAGCACGGCGATCCTCGTGCTGCTCGAGACGATGACGCCGGCCGAGCGGGTGGCCTTCGTGCTACACGACGTGTTCCAGCTGCCGTTCGCCGAGGTCGCCGACGTCATCGACCGGTCGCCGGCCGCCTGCCGGCAGCTCGCGGCGTCCGCGCGCGCCCGGGTCGGCCGCTCGCCGGCGCGGCAGGTCACGCGCGCCGAGCACGATCGCGTCGTCCGGGCGTTCGCCGCGGCGGCGGAGGCGGGCGAGATCGGGGCGCTCGTCGGGGTTCTCGATCCTGCGGCCGTGCTCCGATCGGATGGCGGCGGCCACGTCACGGCCGCCCGCAGGCCCGTGACGGGTGCGGATCGCGTGGCGAGATTCCTGCTCGGGATCCGGCAGAAGTGGCCGGCCATCGAGCTCCACCCCGTCGAGACGGCCGACGGCCTCGGTTTCGCCGGCGTCGACGACGGCCGTGTCGTCGCCGTCGGCACGCTCGGCGTCGTGGGCGGCGTCGTCACGGACGTCCGCATCGTCGTGAACCCCGAGAAGCTCGGCCTCTGGGCGGTCGATCGCGTCGCGTGA